GTCCGTCTGTATCGATTCCAGACGAAAGCCCACCAATTCGTATGGGACTCATCAATTATTCACCCCTCTATCTTTTTTGATCGACCAAAATCCCGATCATTTCGTACATTTTTGCAACCGTATCCATCATTTTTTTAGATGGAATCTCACGAATGACCTGACTCGTCTTATCGTTTATGACTTGGACGTAATATTCACCCAATTCGTCATGCAAGACAAATTTGACGTGTGCCTGATTGGCATGAAGCATCTTATTAAATACGTCGACCTGTTGTTCCAGCTGCTCTCTCGAATGCTGTTTATCTGTTACTTCTTTTACTTCTTTGCTGACAGGAATGTCAGGGGCGGGTTCTGTAGTCTGACTGGTTGACGCCTGTGCAGGAAAGGATGATGGTATCGTTACTCCGCTTACTTTGAAATCCATATTGCTCCCTCCGAAACGTCAGTCTTTACCACTTATATCGGAAAAAGAACGAGGGGAATTTAGAGCAAACACTTTTTCTTTTCTAATTCTTGGTCAACTATTTGCCGATAATGGAAGGAGGATGTTTTTTCACCAGGCCAGAGAAGAGAGGACAGATAGCATGACATCTCAAGGTACAATAAAACTCTTGATTCCCGAATATATGAAGTACTTTGCCTGTATCGGCTCAGAATGTGAGGATACCTGTTGTGCGGGTTGGAGTGTGTCAATTGACAAAGCCACTTATAAAAAATACAAAAAAACGAAGGATAAAGAGCTTAGCAAGCAACTAGACCAAAATGTCGTACGTAATCGAAAAAACCCAACAGATAATCGATATGCAAAAATAAAAATGAAGGAAGATTTAAGCTGTCCATTCCTAAATGAGACAAAGCTATGTAATATCCAGTTAAATCTTGGAGAAAGTTATCTTTCTTATACATGCAAGACTTATCCGCGGACTTTCAATACCATAAATGGGGTCATAGAGAAAGCAGCCACTCTTTCTTGTCCAGAAGCAGCCCGCTTGGCACTTCTTAATCCGGAAAAGATGTCATTTACCCACGCGGATGAAACAATCAATATTAAGGATGTTATCGGAAATTCGTATAACTTTGAAGATCCACGTTATGCAAATAGTATCAAGCGTTTTTTTTGGGATTTACGTGTATTTACGATTCAGGTCTTACAAAGCCGTGAATATAAGTTATGGGAAAGGTTATCAATTCTGGGGATCTTTTATCAAACCGTTCAAGAATATCAGGAAGAAAACAAGTTGTCAGAAATACCGGAGTTAATAAATGAATATGTAAAAGGTATAGAACAGGGTGCCTTTGATCAAGCATTACAAGATATTCCCGCAAATGAGTTTATTCAATTAAACATCCTCACTGAAATTCTATTATCAAAGAAAGAGAGCGGTGGCTATGGTGAACGATTCCTAGCATATTTTACTGATTTTACAAAAGGTGTTAATCCTGACAATTTGAAGTCTTTATCAGGCATACTTAAAAACTACATCTCAGCCTATCAGAATTATTATCAACCTTTTATGGAAAAACATGAATATATCCTTGAAAATTATTTAGTCAACTACGTGTTTAAAACTCTCTTCCCATTTAATCGAACCAAAAACTTATTCGATAACTACGTGCTCATGATCGCACATTACTCTTTAATCAAAATGTTATTAATTGGACTGTCAGGTTATCATAAGGAAAACTTTGATCCCCAATATGCTGTCGGAATGATTTCTGCAGTATCGAAAAACATTGAACATAGTGATGTTTTTATTAATAAGATTGTCTCGTACATTCAACAGAAAGGATTCAATACATTGAGTCACATGCTGCTGCTGATAAAAAATTAATATATCCTTTTTTCTTCTTCATTATCACAAGGTGGTAATGAAGATTTTTTCTTTATTCCCTCTCTTATTAAGAAAATAGGCTACCGATGTTATTCGGTAGCCTGACGGTAATGCTATGAAAGTAATACTGATTAACGGAGCAGTTGCAGTACGCCTTGTGGTTGTTGGTTCGCTTGTGCAAGCATCGCTTGGGAAGCTTGCAGCAGAATGTTGTTCTTGGTCAGCTTCATCATTTCCGCAGCCATGTCTACGTCGCGAATACGGGACTCAGCAGCTTGCAGGTTTTCAGCAGTGCTGTTCAAGTTACGAACAGTACTTTCCAGACGGTTTTGTTGAGCACCATAAGTCGCACGTTGAGTATTAACCGCTGTGATTGCTTTTTCAATATTGGCAACACCTTTATCCTTATCAAGGCCTTTCGCGTCATCCAGCTTTGCAACATCAATTTTTAATGTAACTGATGCGTCATGGCTGATGGCAATATCAGCTGCGGTAGTTCCGTTAAGAATCTTCAAACCGTTAAATTCAGTG
This sequence is a window from Brevibacillus composti. Protein-coding genes within it:
- the fliB gene encoding flagellin lysine-N-methylase, with product MTSQGTIKLLIPEYMKYFACIGSECEDTCCAGWSVSIDKATYKKYKKTKDKELSKQLDQNVVRNRKNPTDNRYAKIKMKEDLSCPFLNETKLCNIQLNLGESYLSYTCKTYPRTFNTINGVIEKAATLSCPEAARLALLNPEKMSFTHADETINIKDVIGNSYNFEDPRYANSIKRFFWDLRVFTIQVLQSREYKLWERLSILGIFYQTVQEYQEENKLSEIPELINEYVKGIEQGAFDQALQDIPANEFIQLNILTEILLSKKESGGYGERFLAYFTDFTKGVNPDNLKSLSGILKNYISAYQNYYQPFMEKHEYILENYLVNYVFKTLFPFNRTKNLFDNYVLMIAHYSLIKMLLIGLSGYHKENFDPQYAVGMISAVSKNIEHSDVFINKIVSYIQQKGFNTLSHMLLLIKN
- a CDS encoding flagellin N-terminal helical domain-containing protein; this encodes MIINHNLPAMNTHRNMGNNVLGSSKSMEKLSSGLRINRAADDAAGLSISEKMRGQIRGLQQASRNAQDGISLIQTAEGALDEVSNMLVRMKELNVQKANGTYNDDDKANIDLELDALGDEIDNIISTTEFNGLKILNGTTAADIAISHDASVTLKIDVAKLDDAKGLDKDKGVANIEKAITAVNTQRATYGAQQNRLESTVRNLNSTAENLQAAESRIRDVDMAAEMMKLTKNNILLQASQAMLAQANQQPQGVLQLLR
- a CDS encoding flagellar protein FlaG, translated to MDFKVSGVTIPSSFPAQASTSQTTEPAPDIPVSKEVKEVTDKQHSREQLEQQVDVFNKMLHANQAHVKFVLHDELGEYYVQVINDKTSQVIREIPSKKMMDTVAKMYEMIGILVDQKR